From the Paenibacillus sp. R14(2021) genome, the window TCCGTTACTTTCGGTAGAAAAATGAAATCACATGATTTATTGAAGGGAGCAATTTCGCAACGCAAACAATTGATCTTAAAACTCAATTTGGTTTCAGAATCAGCATTCATTAGACAATTCCATAATAGTGCGTATACGTTGGAAACCTTTTTACAAGAAATGTTTATTGGTCATGATAGGCATCACGAAGCACAAATAAAGAACTACCTTGAAATGGTTAGTTAGTATGAGTCAAAGAACCGCCAGCGATGGCGGTTCTTTTTAATTCTTAATATATAAAATTCAGTTAGCGTAATGATGGCTGCCGAATCGGTAGTTCACACCCTTGTTGCGGTAAACTGTCTGTTACTTCAATGGCCAGGAGCAGGTCGCCGCGGCATCTTTTCCATCAATTTCACTATCGTTTCCCGTTAGCTTAATTGACTATGCGTAAATATCAATCCCTACAATACGATTATCGCTTGAATCAACTACAAGAATAAGTAAACGTGCAAAAACAATGAAGGTACGAATAGTAACGGATTCACGCAATTTTTCCTCAAGAACCCAACCTGTTGGAGCAAGAAAAACAGACCCTGTGTCAGCAAAAAAAGGGTTATGGAAGAAGTCTCCCAGCTTTTCGGTTTCCAGAGTATTTAGTGGGATAATAGCTTCTTTACGAACTGAAAAGTACTTTAATTTCCTTCTCCCTGTTGCAAGATTTAAGTCAGCGTTTCGATATAAATCTGTTACAACAGGATAAATCCCGTCACTAAGCTTATTTTCGATTAATTTTCTTGAGTTTGGCTTTAATCCAATTACATTAATACTTTGCAGCACACCATTATAGTAAGCCCCTTTAACATTTGTATAATGCGGGGAGATTTCAGTATTAATTAGACTTATTGCATGTTCTTATTCATTTTGTACACCATATAAATATATTTATTTTCATTTTGGTTTTTTATAAGTTCGTTTTTTAGGGAACTAAGACATTAAAATAAAAAGCCGCAACTTATGCGGCTTTCAATGTTATTATATTTTTGTCACCCAACATTATTGTTGCTACTAAGTTTACAGCATTTAGTGTCATACACCCGCTTAGTGTCATACCCTATAAGCTAGCTAGCGGTAATCCCATGGATTAACACATCTCCGGCTCGCCCTGACAACCCCTCTTCTATATTAATCTAGGACTGCTGTCATATGCTCTTTTGTAATTGCCCAATGGGAAGTAGCCCAGTATTTGGCCTTATCCTTGATGAAAATCATTTGAGGGGATTCGTGTTTTACATTTAATTCATCGGCAATCTTGTTTGACACCGGACGTGATTCGAGCACTTTGACAAGTGTGTAATCTATCTTTTGATTCGGTGTACTTTTCAAATAATCTTCAAATTCACGAAGCGCATTAGCGCTAACCGGACATGTGGTACTATGTTTTAAAATAAGCTGTCCACGTTCTGTAGATTTGTCAAATATTTCTACCCATTCATTTAGCGTGGTTATTTCATTCCATTCCATCATAATTCTCCTTATTAATAGCTTTTTCTATTATCTCAGGGTCACCGGGATATCGACAATTATTTGCTTTTGGATTTGATCTAAAATGAAGTCCTTTTTGATTCAATTTTAAAGAATCGATGGCTCCTCTTCTTAATGCATGCCGCCGGATGCGCTGATTCTCTCACCCGTAAGCCATGCAGCTTCATCAGAGGCAAGAAAGACTACTGTCGGGGTTATATCTTCCGGTTTTCCGAATCGGCCGCCCAGCGGGGTAGCAGCAGCAAGTGTCCTTCCGGCCTCACTGGCCACGAAACCGGCGTTGCCTTCCGTATCCGTAAAGCCCGGAGCAACGGTATTGACTCGGATGTTACGCGGTCCGAGTTCCTTCGCGAGTGCCATCGTCATCGTATCTACCGCGCCTTTACTCGACGCGTAAAGCATGGTAGTTGGAACAGGATTTTTACTTGCGATCGTGCCGATATTAATAATGCTTCCGCCTTCTGTAGGGAAATGTTTCAACGCTTGCTGCGAGGTCAGTATCGGCCCAAGAACGTTAATGTTAAAGTGGCGATGGAACAACTCCTCCGTCACGTCCTCTAATGGCTGGAATTCGAAGATGCCGCCGTTGTTGACCAGGATATTCGGCGTGCCAAGAGTGTTTCTAGTCTCCTCGAACAACCGCTCGACGTCCGCCGCTTTGGACATATCACCCTGAACCGCGATTGCTCGGCCTCCTCCTTTGGTAATTTCAGTTACGACATGTTCCGCCCCCTGCCTGCTAGAGGAGTAATTGACAACGACGGCCGCACCAGCCTCCGCCAATCCCTTTGCGATGCCAGCACCGATCCCCTTCGAAGCACCCGTTACTATTGCCACTTTACCTGTTAAATTTGCCATTTATAAACTCCTTCATAATATGTTTTAAACCTTTTCTGTTTTTCAGTTATAAATCGTTATATTATCCATGTGAACAAGGGAACTTATCACGTATTCCTCAAAAGATACCATCGGAAGCATTGATTCTCTCACCTGCCAGACATCTGGCATTAGCGAAAGCGATTGTGCGCTTTTTTTCTGGTCAAAGGTGTATTAGGACAATATTCTTTTATAGGTGGAGAGAACACCGGCATGAAATCCTTCGTGGTACATATTGTAACGCAGCGATTGCTCCGGAGTTACCAGAGAGAGTCCAGTGGACGTATTAATAGGATCTACACTTTCGTTCAAACGGTCTAATGGATATTGTTTGCGGATTCTGTCCAGTTGTTCCGTAAGCAGAGATTTTAGTTCTGGGAATGTCGCGTTAGGAAGCGAAGCAGGGTAATCCAACGGACCCTTACCGGATCCGAACCGTTCAACAAACCCTTCCGGCAGATTCATCGGAAGATTCAGTTGCGAGAGCGTCATATACTCTGTAACGAAATAGATATGGCCAAGCTGCCAATGGATATTATTGCGAAAACCATCGGGAAAACGATTCACGAGTTCCTCAGTCATGCCTTCCATTGCTAGCAACGTTTGTGCTCTAATAATGCCTAATTCATCAAAAATCGTAGCATTCAATTGTATCGCTCCTTAATTTTTTATGATTTAGTTTGTCGTCATAAATGCATAACGATTCATCCATCTTTTGTCACGAAAGTAACTAATATATTTTCAATTCACAGGCATTCAAAATCCGCTGTCGAATTCATGCAAACGTCTTATTGTGCCTGTGGACATCCTGCTTTCTCCTTTCATATAGATGAGTTATATTTACCTGAACAGTGACCCACTTTAAAAGGAGCATTGTTCCGTTTATATTATACGGAGCACTGCTCCTATTGTCAAGGAGGAAGTATATGCGAGCCGATGCAATGAAAAACTATGAGCACATACTGGCAGTCGCGAACGAGGTTGTAACACAGCACGGTACCGATGCATCGCTGCGTGATATTGCCCGCAGAGCTGGCGTCGGGCTCGGCACATTGTATCGTCATTTCCCGACCCGAGAGGCGCTACTTGAAGCATTGCTACGTACAGGCTTCGACGAGCTAACGGCTACGGCACGTGAACTCGAAACTGCGAGTTCATCAGATGATGCACTTGTGTCGTGGCTGCGCGATGTCGTTACATTTACGGGCAGCTATCAAGGTGTTGTAGCAGCTATGATTACAGCCATCGAGGATACGGAGTCCGCACTCCATGCCTCGTGCGTCACGTTACGAATGGCAGGCGCTCGGCTTCTCGCTCGCACTCAGGCCGAGGGTCTAGCGCGTACTGACATAAATGGTGATGACTTGATCTCACTAACTACTGCGCTCGCGTGGCTCGGTGACCAGCCCTCGTCCGCGCCAAGAGCTGAGCATCACTTCAGTATTATAGTGAGCGCGATTTTGACAAATCGAGCGAGCGGTTGATCAAGCCATTTGTAATCCTGTGAAAGAATTGGCTGTTCGTGCCATGGTCCGCTCCCACCGCGAGGTGGGGGCTATTTAACATACAAATAAAGCAGTTCTAGGTATGGTCTTTGAGCTGCTTTGACGGAAGTATTTTTCCAAGAGATTTACATCTATTATATTTTTTTACATATTCTGAGATATATTATCGGTGGATCCGCAACGTCTAATGATTCTAAACACGGAATAACGATGTTGACCCCAATAATCTTAGGCTAAATTAGCGTAGCGACCTGAGGCCATTGCGTAGTTCATCCACATAGAGCTTCGGCTGCTCCCACGACGCGAAGTGTCCGCCTTTGTTGAGTTTTTTGAAAAGATTAGATTTGGATATGCCTTTTCTGTCCAGGTTTTCGGCGCTTCATAGACCTCGTCGGGAAACACGCTCACGGCAACAGGAAGTTTGATACCCTTAGGGGCAAAGAACGGATATTTATTCTCCCAGTAGAGGCGAGCAGCTGAAATCGGCGTATTCGTCAACCAGTAGAGCGTGATGTTGTCGAGAACATCATCTCTGGAAAGGCCTTCTAGTGGTCCGTTGAATGCCTTAGTAATCAAGTCCAGGCTCTTCGCTTCATGGTCCAGCATAAAGGCGGCCAAACCCACCGGCGAATCCGCGAGTCCCGTAAGCGTCTGCGGGCGCGTTCCCATCATCAGAGCGTATGCAACATGCTTATAAAAGAAATCCAACTGCTCGCATGCTCGTTTTTCTTCGCCTGACAGTCCCGGCGGGTAGCCCTTTCCGGCTTGAACTGCCTTCTCTAGATCGGACGGAACCACAAAGGGCAAGTTGGTGTGAATGCCGATTAGACCACTAGGCTGTTGAATACCCATTACATCTGCAATAATGGCGCCCCAGTCGCCGCCTGACGCCACATACTTCTTGTAGCCAAGGCGATTCGTCAGCTCTCCATAAGCATGAGCGATCCGATCAGGGCCCAGCCGGTCGTAGTTGGTTTTCCTGAAAACCCATAGCCAGGCATCGATGGAATGACTACATTGAACGCGTCCGACGCCTTCCCGCCATATGCCGTGGGATTGGTCAGTGGGAGTCGATAAGCTTCAGCTTTTCGACAATCGAGTCTGGCCATCCGTGCATAATGATGATTGGCATCGCGTTCTCATGCTTCGATCGGACATGAATGAAGTGAATGTCCTCCCCATCGATATTGGTGACGAACATCGGCAGAGCGTTCAACTTAGCCTCAAATTTACGCCAGTCGTAATCGTTTGCCCAATAATGGGCTAGGTTCTTCATCGTTGCAAGCTGCGTGCTTTGCGATAATCAGATACCGTTTCTTTGTCTGGCCATCTTGTAGCAAGTATACGCCCACGTAAATCGGTAAGATCTGACTCGGGAATATGCACCTGAAAAGGCCGAATCGATGTTGAATCTGCACTTGATTCTTGTGGGATTCCATAAGAATTCGAATTCGCATTAACCGTTTTGTTCAGCGCGCCAAACGTCGTGAATTCCAGGGATAAGTGCCATAAACATAACCATACGAAACCAGAACTGGCTGCTTTTCAAATTCAAATGTTATAACGCTCCTTTCAATCGTATTTTCCACAAAGCCTGAGTAGTTATTCCACTTTATTCAAATTTATAAACCAGCGGGTACGGCGACTTTTTCTCAGGCTGATGGCTGGCATTATCGGTATATTCTTCTAATGGTTTGTGCACAATAACCCATGTTCGATTTTCAGTTGCCGAGCCGATGCAGGAGCAAATCCGTAAATGATGGAGGGTTCAACAGTGCCTAAACTTTCCGTTACCGAGCCGATGCAGGAGCAAATCCGAAATCGTATGAAGGGGGCCCCTGACTTCGTCATTCGGCAGTTCCCTCTTCGTGGATCTTCGGCTTTCACCTGCCTCTATCTATCCTCGATTGTGGAATCGGCTCTCGTAGATGAATTTGTAATCAAACCCATTCTTGCCGCCGTACCAATCGAAAAGCAAGAGGAGTACGATCTGGACGACCTGGGCTGGTTTCACCGCCACATCCCCTTCGTCCAAAACACGGAATGGTCAGATGCCGATGAAGGCATCTGTCTGCTGCTGGAGGGCCAGTGCTTGCTGATTCCAACCGTTGACCGTTTCTTAAGCTTTGACGTCAAACGCAGTGACTATCGCAGTGTAACTGAGCCTCAATCGGAAGCCACAGTACGCGGACCACGAGAAGGTTTCGTCGAAGACATCGGTCGGAACGTAGCTCTTATCCGTAAACGTCTCAAAAGTGAACATTTAGTTTTTGAACAGATGATCATCGGAACTAAGACGAAGACCAAAGTGTATTTGACCTATCTGCCCGACATAGCCTCCAATGGCGTCGTATATGAATTTCGTCGTCGGCTGCAGGCCATTCAAGCCGACAGCATTCTGGAAAGCTCTTATCTTGAAGATTGGATCCAGGACAAGACGTTATCACCATTCCCTCAACTCATCGGGACAGAACGACCGGACGCGGTGACAGGCAAACTGTTGGAAGGGCAAGTAGCTCTTCTTACCGACGGCACTCCGATTGCATTGATTGGTCCAGTGACATTTTTCCAACTTTTCTCTTCACCAGAAGATTACTACCAGAGGCCGGATATAGCCACACTTACACGATGGTTGCGATTTTTCGCGTTCATGCTCTCGATCTTCATCCCTCCTTTATACATTGCGGTGGTCACATTCCACCAAGAGCTACTACCGACTTTGCTCTTGATCAACCTGGCCGCGCAGCGGGAAGCTGTGCCTTTTCCAGCATTCCTGGAAGCGATGATCATGATGGTCACGTTCGAGATTTTACGTGAAGCCAGTTTACGAATGCCTCGAATTGCCGGTCAATCGATCTCGATCGTCGGTGCTCTTGTACTTGGCATGACCACAGTCGAAGCGGGACTCGTCTCCGCGGCCATGGTCATTGTCGTTTCGATTACGGCCATCTCCAATTTTGTGTCTCCAATATACGGCTTTGGCAATGCTCAGCGGGTCCTCCAGTTCGTATTTATGTTCCTTGCGGGCTTTATGGGGTTATACGGTATTCTGTGCGGAACATTGTTTGTTTTGGTTCATCTAGTTTCATTGAGTTCCTTCGGTGTGAAGTATATGTCTCCCCTTGCGCCTTTGCTGGTGTCAGACTTTAAAGACACTATTCTACGTGTTCCTCGGTTCTGGTTGAATCAAAAACCTCAGATGTTTTCTAGGAAAAAATAGGGGGACGAGCATTGCGAAAATTTTGGCTCTTGATCTTACTAGTCGCCTTACTTGTCTGTTCAGGATGCTGGGACAAAAAAGAAATCAACGAACTGGCAATTGTCACCTCAGTCGGCATCGACCGGGAACCGTCGACTGGCATGTATATTGCTTATTACCAAGTAATTAACCCACCGGCTCTCTCCTCCAGGCAAAGTGGCGGCTCCAAAGCGTCGGTTTACACGTATCGATTTAAGGAATATAGCTTGGGCCGGTTCATGCAGAAAACGAGCACCATGATGCCGCGTTTGCTTTTCACCTCACATTTGCAGTGCTATATATTATCCGAAGCGGTGGCCCGACAGGGAATCATTGATATTCTCAACTACTTGGAAACGACTCCCGAATGGCGCATGAATGTTTATCTGTTTGTGACGGATTCCCCTCTAAAGGCCGTAATGAACAGTTTTACGACACTCGAAAAGGTCCCCGGGCGTCATGCCACCTCGCTTGTTCGCCTTTTTTCGCGGGGGGCCTTTGCGGGGGGCGTAGAACCGATCCGTGTCAAAGACATCGTGACAGGTATGCAATTCCATTTGCCGACACTCATACCGATGATCCATTACCGCGGCAAACCGGCAGAAACTA encodes:
- the ytxJ gene encoding bacillithiol system redox-active protein YtxJ, which encodes MEWNEITTLNEWVEIFDKSTERGQLILKHSTTCPVSANALREFEDYLKSTPNQKIDYTLVKVLESRPVSNKIADELNVKHESPQMIFIKDKAKYWATSHWAITKEHMTAVLD
- a CDS encoding SDR family NAD(P)-dependent oxidoreductase, giving the protein MANLTGKVAIVTGASKGIGAGIAKGLAEAGAAVVVNYSSSRQGAEHVVTEITKGGGRAIAVQGDMSKAADVERLFEETRNTLGTPNILVNNGGIFEFQPLEDVTEELFHRHFNINVLGPILTSQQALKHFPTEGGSIINIGTIASKNPVPTTMLYASSKGAVDTMTMALAKELGPRNIRVNTVAPGFTDTEGNAGFVASEAGRTLAAATPLGGRFGKPEDITPTVVFLASDEAAWLTGERISASGGMH
- a CDS encoding spore germination protein; protein product: MMEGSTVPKLSVTEPMQEQIRNRMKGAPDFVIRQFPLRGSSAFTCLYLSSIVESALVDEFVIKPILAAVPIEKQEEYDLDDLGWFHRHIPFVQNTEWSDADEGICLLLEGQCLLIPTVDRFLSFDVKRSDYRSVTEPQSEATVRGPREGFVEDIGRNVALIRKRLKSEHLVFEQMIIGTKTKTKVYLTYLPDIASNGVVYEFRRRLQAIQADSILESSYLEDWIQDKTLSPFPQLIGTERPDAVTGKLLEGQVALLTDGTPIALIGPVTFFQLFSSPEDYYQRPDIATLTRWLRFFAFMLSIFIPPLYIAVVTFHQELLPTLLLINLAAQREAVPFPAFLEAMIMMVTFEILREASLRMPRIAGQSISIVGALVLGMTTVEAGLVSAAMVIVVSITAISNFVSPIYGFGNAQRVLQFVFMFLAGFMGLYGILCGTLFVLVHLVSLSSFGVKYMSPLAPLLVSDFKDTILRVPRFWLNQKPQMFSRKK
- a CDS encoding DinB family protein; its protein translation is MNATIFDELGIIRAQTLLAMEGMTEELVNRFPDGFRNNIHWQLGHIYFVTEYMTLSQLNLPMNLPEGFVERFGSGKGPLDYPASLPNATFPELKSLLTEQLDRIRKQYPLDRLNESVDPINTSTGLSLVTPEQSLRYNMYHEGFHAGVLSTYKRILS
- a CDS encoding Ger(x)C family spore germination C-terminal domain-containing protein, whose translation is MRKFWLLILLVALLVCSGCWDKKEINELAIVTSVGIDREPSTGMYIAYYQVINPPALSSRQSGGSKASVYTYRFKEYSLGRFMQKTSTMMPRLLFTSHLQCYILSEAVARQGIIDILNYLETTPEWRMNVYLFVTDSPLKAVMNSFTTLEKVPGRHATSLVRLFSRGAFAGGVEPIRVKDIVTGMQFHLPTLIPMIHYRGKPAETTERMEQIDASEQAPSFFADSAVFFKGRMEGLLDSQNKYYFHILNTNYRKFTETLKVSGNYVDVETNNVKVKRKWDRSANRLNILIHADLRILNNQQNAKLTLENVHKIEKTFNRVVEDNAKKMVVLGKLNNWDLLGLQDEGATSNSWRRTSVNFTITSDVTMTGNKSDPYTKEDKEG
- a CDS encoding TetR/AcrR family transcriptional regulator, with the protein product MRADAMKNYEHILAVANEVVTQHGTDASLRDIARRAGVGLGTLYRHFPTREALLEALLRTGFDELTATARELETASSSDDALVSWLRDVVTFTGSYQGVVAAMITAIEDTESALHASCVTLRMAGARLLARTQAEGLARTDINGDDLISLTTALAWLGDQPSSAPRAEHHFSIIVSAILTNRASG
- a CDS encoding epoxide hydrolase N-terminal domain-containing protein, encoding MKNLAHYWANDYDWRKFEAKLNALPMFVTNIDGEDIHFIHVRSKHENAMPIIIMHGWPDSIVEKLKLIDSH